A single Anatilimnocola floriformis DNA region contains:
- a CDS encoding multiheme c-type cytochrome, whose protein sequence is MNVRGIIIAFVSVAALFGEQYCHAQNAAADPAKPLQPPHDFYDTRQCLDCHKSRIGRSSYLGDSSALPWDQDDKHREAFNLLKKQQPLVSQILGFEMQAAFQDPNLKRLKTGNLTAVEAAQVAAVRQCLNCHATWPNVDNTQEPQVPHEQGVSCQACHGPGDSWERPHASPWWRLVTPAAKEKLGFVNVRDPAVRARVCASCHVGDFAAGKFIKHEWYAAGHPPLSSFEYSTYAAWMPAHWQPLSDKPAFEGKDGTDGDFNLGVENRARLRDRNIDIPEAEVRMSFRQANFPNWKPGEPDPFTQLPRLRDALISNTVVLQVYADLLRDYSVAAQDETQKATTPWPEFALYDCAACHHELRSGAGYPNRPFGKNAVGRPPAFVWPTALVNLAVQQAANYDPAAAAARLAKLQQKQTAFERSLTSALFGKRTEIIGAAQELDAELGQLIRELQASPFDQRAANQALLQLTDPTRVETRDYHSARQVAWAFCEIKKDALGIRYNSRPDSPEVASILRDFEFAMGTSAASRDALLLQLPAQRRSVIENLPRFSQAMKEFDHLRFAEQLQKLHAQLSNGK, encoded by the coding sequence ATGAACGTTCGCGGAATCATCATCGCGTTTGTGTCGGTCGCCGCGTTGTTCGGCGAGCAATACTGCCATGCGCAGAACGCAGCCGCCGATCCAGCGAAGCCGCTGCAGCCGCCGCATGATTTCTATGACACGCGGCAGTGTCTCGATTGCCACAAGTCGCGCATTGGCCGGTCGAGCTATTTGGGCGATTCCAGCGCGCTCCCTTGGGACCAAGATGACAAGCATCGCGAAGCGTTCAACCTGCTGAAGAAACAACAGCCGTTAGTTTCGCAGATTCTCGGCTTTGAAATGCAGGCCGCGTTTCAGGATCCAAACCTCAAACGGCTGAAGACCGGCAACCTGACTGCTGTGGAAGCGGCGCAAGTCGCTGCCGTGCGTCAATGTTTGAATTGTCACGCGACCTGGCCGAACGTCGACAATACGCAAGAACCGCAAGTGCCGCACGAGCAAGGCGTATCGTGCCAGGCTTGTCACGGCCCGGGTGATAGTTGGGAGCGTCCGCACGCGAGTCCTTGGTGGCGACTCGTGACGCCGGCCGCAAAAGAGAAGCTCGGCTTTGTCAACGTCCGCGATCCTGCCGTGCGGGCCCGCGTTTGTGCCTCTTGCCACGTCGGCGATTTCGCGGCTGGCAAGTTCATCAAGCACGAATGGTACGCCGCCGGCCATCCGCCGCTGTCGAGCTTCGAGTACTCCACCTACGCCGCCTGGATGCCCGCCCACTGGCAACCGCTGAGCGACAAGCCAGCGTTCGAAGGGAAGGACGGCACCGATGGCGACTTCAATCTGGGGGTCGAAAATCGGGCCCGACTGCGCGATCGCAACATCGATATCCCCGAGGCCGAAGTGCGGATGAGCTTTCGCCAGGCCAATTTTCCCAACTGGAAGCCTGGCGAGCCTGATCCTTTCACGCAACTGCCGCGACTCCGCGATGCGCTGATCTCGAACACGGTCGTGTTGCAAGTGTATGCCGATTTGCTGCGAGATTATTCGGTCGCCGCGCAAGATGAAACGCAGAAAGCGACGACCCCGTGGCCTGAGTTTGCTCTCTACGATTGCGCGGCCTGCCATCACGAACTGCGGAGTGGCGCTGGATATCCGAACCGTCCCTTCGGCAAGAACGCGGTCGGTCGGCCACCGGCGTTTGTCTGGCCCACGGCGCTCGTGAATCTCGCCGTGCAACAAGCCGCGAACTACGATCCAGCCGCCGCCGCCGCTCGCCTCGCGAAGCTACAGCAAAAGCAGACGGCATTCGAGCGATCGCTGACGTCGGCGCTCTTCGGCAAACGCACGGAGATCATCGGTGCCGCCCAGGAACTCGACGCTGAACTCGGGCAGTTGATTCGCGAGTTGCAAGCGAGTCCCTTCGATCAGCGAGCGGCCAATCAGGCGCTGTTGCAGCTGACCGATCCCACACGAGTCGAGACGCGCGATTATCACAGCGCGCGGCAAGTCGCGTGGGCTTTCTGCGAGATCAAAAAGGATGCGCTGGGAATCCGCTACAACAGCCGGCCTGATTCTCCGGAGGTTGCGAGCATTCTGCGCGACTTTGAGTTTGCGATGGGGACTTCTGCCGCAAGCCGCGATGCGCTGCTGCTGCAGTTACCGGCGCAACGACGCAGTGTGATCGAGAACCTGCCACGCTTTTCACAAGCGATGAAAGAGTTCGACCATCTCCGCTTTGCCGAACAGCTACAAAAACTGCACGCTCAACTGTCGAACGGAAAGTAG
- a CDS encoding multiheme c-type cytochrome has protein sequence MANWLRFEIALLTALTVAISSRAAAGQEAFRPVGSLSCNSTACHGNEPLDIKVPRKTEEFSRWMYADPHQNAARTLASEKYRDILVRTSNRDDNQADPKILARCAKCHDPLSGTGDHSTVSEFGHGIGCESCHGNAEKWLARHYERDISRPELAELGMFDTKDLRTRGQQCASCHVGSADRDMDHDMIAAGHPPLRFELSAYHDLIPNKHWNDNRERLEKRDFQVQLWAAGQTAAATARMELLAARSTPAKPNWPELAESNCFSCHATIRGQGQGTINRVGRPQWSPWNLTFVADNSSLTSLRELFRNDFAPAQIQTAKLSKEAKQQLQESLTSQEVTSRAALTMVTKSLDSNTADWESRCQQYLALTAVERAERDELAKARYYAVISDAEYNRRSAEQRELIAGLAQVRTWLEFEPQSAKKVLLDEPLRFQEKRAEIGAELRQITDRLHQQTQNRK, from the coding sequence ATGGCAAACTGGCTGCGCTTCGAAATTGCTCTGCTTACGGCACTGACCGTCGCCATCAGCTCGCGCGCTGCCGCCGGCCAAGAAGCCTTTCGCCCGGTTGGTTCACTCAGTTGCAATAGCACAGCTTGCCACGGCAATGAACCACTCGACATCAAAGTGCCGCGCAAGACGGAGGAGTTTTCCCGCTGGATGTACGCCGATCCGCATCAGAATGCGGCCCGCACGCTGGCCAGTGAAAAGTATCGCGACATCCTGGTTCGTACGAGCAACCGCGACGACAACCAGGCCGATCCGAAAATCCTCGCCCGCTGCGCCAAGTGTCACGATCCGCTCAGCGGCACAGGCGACCACTCGACAGTCAGCGAATTCGGTCACGGCATTGGCTGCGAATCTTGCCACGGCAATGCCGAGAAATGGCTCGCACGCCATTACGAGCGCGACATCAGCCGGCCGGAACTCGCTGAGCTAGGAATGTTCGATACCAAAGACTTGCGAACGCGCGGCCAACAATGTGCCAGTTGCCATGTTGGTTCCGCTGATCGCGATATGGACCACGACATGATCGCGGCCGGTCATCCGCCGCTACGGTTCGAACTCTCGGCCTATCACGATCTCATTCCGAACAAACATTGGAATGACAACCGCGAACGCTTGGAGAAACGTGACTTCCAAGTGCAATTGTGGGCTGCTGGGCAAACCGCTGCTGCCACGGCACGAATGGAACTGCTTGCCGCGCGATCGACTCCCGCGAAGCCGAATTGGCCAGAGCTCGCCGAGTCGAATTGCTTCAGCTGCCACGCCACGATCCGCGGGCAGGGCCAAGGAACGATCAATCGCGTCGGTCGGCCGCAGTGGAGTCCTTGGAATCTCACGTTCGTGGCTGATAACAGCTCGTTAACGTCGCTGCGAGAGTTATTTCGCAACGATTTCGCGCCGGCGCAGATTCAAACAGCAAAACTTAGTAAAGAGGCTAAGCAACAACTGCAGGAATCACTCACCAGTCAGGAAGTCACGTCGAGAGCGGCTTTGACGATGGTCACGAAATCGCTCGACTCAAACACCGCCGATTGGGAATCTCGCTGTCAGCAATATTTGGCTCTCACCGCCGTCGAGCGTGCAGAGCGAGACGAACTGGCCAAGGCCCGCTACTACGCGGTGATCAGCGATGCGGAGTACAATCGCCGTTCAGCCGAACAGCGGGAGTTGATCGCTGGGCTCGCGCAAGTTCGCACTTGGCTCGAATTCGAACCGCAGTCGGCAAAGAAGGTGCTCCTCGACGAGCCGTTGCGGTTTCAGGAAAAGCGTGCAGAAATCGGCGCCGAGTTGCGGCAGATCACGGATCGACTCCACCAGCAAACGCAAAACCGGAAATGA
- a CDS encoding SMI1/KNR4 family protein, with translation MYIADWKKRLTALADNPGYVFVDTPPDLIARHYLRLTKFSGYTEWEVAAVEKKLDVEFPEMFRHYLLEMGKSPGDLFRGSDLAATSEFENFHAKANALLAETDPALKLPRDAVVWLFHHDCTFVYLHGVGGSDGPTMQWTETEREPREVAVTFAAMIDAELRLMEENNREWRARGGYYKTLCPDEG, from the coding sequence TTGTATATCGCCGATTGGAAGAAGCGACTCACCGCGCTAGCCGATAACCCCGGTTACGTCTTTGTTGATACGCCGCCAGACTTGATCGCGCGTCACTATCTTCGACTGACAAAGTTTTCTGGCTACACGGAGTGGGAGGTCGCGGCTGTGGAGAAAAAGTTGGACGTCGAATTCCCAGAGATGTTCAGACACTATCTCCTGGAAATGGGCAAGTCTCCCGGCGATCTGTTTCGCGGCAGCGATCTGGCCGCTACAAGCGAGTTTGAAAACTTCCATGCCAAGGCGAACGCACTGCTGGCCGAAACCGATCCAGCGCTAAAGCTACCCAGAGATGCGGTCGTGTGGTTGTTTCACCATGACTGCACCTTTGTGTATCTGCACGGCGTGGGCGGCTCGGATGGACCGACAATGCAGTGGACGGAGACCGAGCGCGAACCTCGCGAGGTCGCGGTCACGTTCGCGGCGATGATTGATGCAGAATTGCGTCTCATGGAAGAAAATAACCGTGAGTGGCGTGCGAGAGGTGGCTACTACAAGACGCTGTGCCCAGATGAAGGCTGA
- a CDS encoding adenylate/guanylate cyclase domain-containing protein — protein sequence MLRFQITNESQNAKWTHSTGPFELGRAPAESGTVPRFVIEDSYVSRNQLRVEVAGPGQVRLENLGQVVEFADGSVLQPKEVRVMALPVRLTAGYSKIEILPETPQPMNALAATLVPPSLPDANEAYVTISRPIRVEKKAEVAVDLADIGESPSPETLTRWFETLLSVQKAAAGSTEFYQETARAVVDLVGLDVGMVIVRRNTAGAPQQGSGWETKAMHEAENSRFSRVSQAVLNQVLNDRRTFYRGLAEMAPSASLAHVDAVVASPVFDATDEIVGVVYGSRGIQPGAKRPGILPMEARLVQLLAGAVSAGLARMEKEAEAARNRARFEQFASPVVAAELERNPELLEGTEREITVLFSDLRGFSRISEQLGARDTFQLVGDVMDKLTEQVLKHGGIIIDYYGDGLAAMWNAPLDQAEHAKQACRAALAMQQELPLISALWQDRLGKPLQIGVGVNTGPARVGNAGSRMRLKYGPRGHTVNVSSRIEGATKYLGIPVLVAGSTQRLLGEEFNTRRVCQVRAVGLDSNVELHELRAATPDANWQRLRALYEPALTNYEAGEFAAVLDLIRPIDDAGLSNDGPTRMLQKLTFEAMENPPEKFDPAFRLDGK from the coding sequence ATGCTGCGCTTTCAAATTACCAATGAATCACAAAACGCCAAGTGGACCCACAGCACCGGGCCGTTCGAGCTGGGTCGCGCGCCCGCCGAATCAGGCACCGTGCCACGATTTGTGATCGAAGATAGCTATGTCTCGCGCAATCAGTTGCGGGTCGAAGTGGCCGGGCCAGGGCAGGTGCGATTGGAGAATCTCGGCCAGGTGGTTGAGTTCGCCGATGGGAGCGTGCTGCAGCCCAAAGAAGTTCGCGTCATGGCGCTGCCCGTGCGCCTGACGGCTGGCTATTCGAAGATTGAAATATTGCCCGAAACGCCGCAGCCGATGAATGCGCTCGCGGCCACGCTCGTGCCGCCATCGTTGCCGGACGCGAACGAAGCGTACGTGACCATCTCGCGGCCGATTCGAGTGGAGAAAAAAGCCGAGGTGGCGGTCGACCTCGCCGACATCGGCGAATCGCCATCGCCCGAAACGTTGACGCGCTGGTTCGAGACGCTCCTCTCGGTGCAAAAGGCCGCTGCCGGCTCAACGGAGTTTTATCAAGAGACGGCCCGCGCGGTGGTGGATCTCGTCGGGCTCGACGTGGGCATGGTGATCGTGCGGCGGAACACTGCTGGGGCGCCCCAACAAGGATCGGGTTGGGAAACGAAGGCCATGCACGAGGCAGAGAACTCGCGGTTCTCACGAGTCAGTCAGGCCGTGCTCAATCAAGTGCTGAACGACCGCCGAACTTTCTATCGCGGCCTGGCCGAGATGGCCCCTTCGGCGAGCTTGGCGCATGTCGATGCGGTGGTGGCTTCACCGGTCTTCGATGCAACCGATGAAATCGTCGGCGTAGTGTATGGTTCTCGCGGCATTCAACCCGGCGCAAAACGCCCCGGCATCTTGCCGATGGAAGCGCGCCTGGTGCAGTTGCTCGCCGGCGCGGTGAGCGCCGGTCTGGCACGTATGGAGAAAGAAGCCGAAGCGGCTCGCAATCGAGCGCGCTTCGAGCAATTCGCTTCACCCGTGGTCGCGGCTGAGCTTGAACGAAATCCGGAGTTGCTGGAAGGAACCGAGCGCGAGATCACGGTGTTGTTTTCGGACCTACGCGGCTTCTCGCGGATCTCGGAACAACTCGGCGCTCGCGATACATTTCAACTCGTCGGCGATGTGATGGACAAACTGACCGAGCAAGTGCTGAAGCATGGTGGCATTATCATCGACTACTACGGCGACGGCTTGGCCGCGATGTGGAACGCGCCGCTCGATCAGGCCGAGCATGCGAAGCAAGCTTGCCGGGCTGCGCTAGCGATGCAACAGGAACTGCCGTTGATCAGCGCACTGTGGCAAGATCGACTCGGCAAACCACTGCAGATCGGGGTGGGTGTGAACACCGGTCCGGCGCGAGTCGGCAACGCCGGTAGTCGGATGCGTTTGAAATATGGCCCGCGCGGTCACACGGTGAATGTATCGAGTCGCATCGAAGGGGCTACGAAGTACCTCGGCATTCCAGTTCTGGTTGCTGGTTCGACACAACGACTGCTGGGCGAGGAATTCAACACACGGCGCGTATGCCAGGTGCGCGCCGTCGGCCTCGACAGCAATGTGGAGCTGCACGAACTGCGCGCAGCCACTCCCGACGCCAACTGGCAACGGCTACGAGCTTTGTACGAACCGGCTCTCACCAATTACGAAGCGGGGGAGTTTGCCGCAGTTCTGGATCTGATCCGGCCCATCGACGATGCCGGACTGAGTAACGATGGCCCGACGAGGATGCTGCAGAAACTAACTTTCGAAGCGATGGAAAACCCGCCGGAGAAGTTTGATCCGGCGTTTAGGTTGGATGGCAAATGA